A stretch of Onychomys torridus chromosome 2, mOncTor1.1, whole genome shotgun sequence DNA encodes these proteins:
- the Pusl1 gene encoding tRNA pseudouridine synthase-like 1 isoform X3 yields the protein MFPRHHLQFLHSGSREVCETTTRGAICSLDVCGVAAVRGNHRAIGVQNFLEEAAKRLNSVEPVRFTISSRTDAGVHAMSNAAHLDIHRRSGLPPYSPEVVTQALNTHLKHRAIRWADSFLGSACHSVLKAFRVPNDFHARHAATSRTYLYRLATGCPWPDQLPVFEQNVCWALQTKCLDVAAMQEAAQHLLGTHDFSAFQSAGSPATNTVRTLQRISVSSGPASPFVLPQENRRLQFWTLEFESQSFLYRQVRRMTAVLVAVGQGTLTPTQVKAILESQDPLGKYQARVAPAHGLFLKSVLYDDFGPTS from the exons ATGTTTCCCCGCCATCACCTGCAGTTCCTCCACTCGGGCTCGCGGGAGGTCTGCGAGACGACCACGAGGGGCGCGATCTGCAGCCTGGACGTCTG TGGGGTCGCGGCCGTGAGGGGTAACCATCGCGCTATTGGGGTGCAGAACTTCCTGGAG GAGGCCGCCAAGAGGCTGAACTCGGTGGAACCTGTCAGGTTTACTATCTCCAGCCGCACTGATGCCGGAGTGCACGCCATGAGCAACGCGGCACACCTGGACATCCATCGCCGCTCAGGCCTGCCGCCTTACTCCCCAGAGGTCGTGACCCAGGCCCTCAACACCCATCTGAAGCACCGGGCCATTCG GTGGGCAGACTCATTCCTGGGATCTGCTTGCCACAGCGTACTGAAGGCCTTCCGAGTGCCCAATGACTTCCATGCTCGCCATGCAGCCACCTCCAGAACCTACCTATACCGTCTGGCCACAGGCTGCCCCTGGCCTGATCAGCTGCCTGTGTTTGAACAAAATGTATGCTGGGCTCTTCAGACAAA GTGCCTGGATGTGGCTGCCATGCAGGAGGCTGCCCAGCACCTCCTGGGGACACATGATTTCAGTGCTTTCCAGTCTGCTGGCAGCCCAGCCACAAATACTGTGCGCACTCTACAAAGAATCTCCGTGTCTTCTGGTCCAGCCAGCCCATTTGTCCTCCCCCAGGAGAACAG GAGGCTGCAGTTCTGGACACTGGAGTTTGAAAGCCAGTCTTTCCTATATCGACAG GTACGGAGGATGACAGCTGTGCTGGTAGCTGTGGGGCAAGGGACTCTGACACCCACACAGGTGAAAGCAATTCTGGAGAGTCAAGATCCCCTGGGCAAGTATCAGGCTCGAGTTGCGCCGGCCCATGGCCTGTTCTTGAAGTCAGTGTTATATGATGACTTTG GTCCTACATCCTGA
- the Pusl1 gene encoding tRNA pseudouridine synthase-like 1 isoform X4, with the protein MFPRHHLQFLHSGSREVCETTTRGAICSLDVCGVAAVRGNHRAIGVQNFLEEAAKRLNSVEPVRFTISSRTDAGVHAMSNAAHLDIHRRSGLPPYSPEVVTQALNTHLKHRAIRVLKAFRVPNDFHARHAATSRTYLYRLATGCPWPDQLPVFEQNVCWALQTKCLDVAAMQEAAQHLLGTHDFSAFQSAGSPATNTVRTLQRISVSSGPASPFVLPQENRRLQFWTLEFESQSFLYRQVRRMTAVLVAVGQGTLTPTQVKAILESQDPLGKYQARVAPAHGLFLKSVLYDDFGKRGWDWKELGSH; encoded by the exons ATGTTTCCCCGCCATCACCTGCAGTTCCTCCACTCGGGCTCGCGGGAGGTCTGCGAGACGACCACGAGGGGCGCGATCTGCAGCCTGGACGTCTG TGGGGTCGCGGCCGTGAGGGGTAACCATCGCGCTATTGGGGTGCAGAACTTCCTGGAG GAGGCCGCCAAGAGGCTGAACTCGGTGGAACCTGTCAGGTTTACTATCTCCAGCCGCACTGATGCCGGAGTGCACGCCATGAGCAACGCGGCACACCTGGACATCCATCGCCGCTCAGGCCTGCCGCCTTACTCCCCAGAGGTCGTGACCCAGGCCCTCAACACCCATCTGAAGCACCGGGCCATTCG CGTACTGAAGGCCTTCCGAGTGCCCAATGACTTCCATGCTCGCCATGCAGCCACCTCCAGAACCTACCTATACCGTCTGGCCACAGGCTGCCCCTGGCCTGATCAGCTGCCTGTGTTTGAACAAAATGTATGCTGGGCTCTTCAGACAAA GTGCCTGGATGTGGCTGCCATGCAGGAGGCTGCCCAGCACCTCCTGGGGACACATGATTTCAGTGCTTTCCAGTCTGCTGGCAGCCCAGCCACAAATACTGTGCGCACTCTACAAAGAATCTCCGTGTCTTCTGGTCCAGCCAGCCCATTTGTCCTCCCCCAGGAGAACAG GAGGCTGCAGTTCTGGACACTGGAGTTTGAAAGCCAGTCTTTCCTATATCGACAG GTACGGAGGATGACAGCTGTGCTGGTAGCTGTGGGGCAAGGGACTCTGACACCCACACAGGTGAAAGCAATTCTGGAGAGTCAAGATCCCCTGGGCAAGTATCAGGCTCGAGTTGCGCCGGCCCATGGCCTGTTCTTGAAGTCAGTGTTATATGATGACTTTGGTAAGAGGGGATGGGATTGGAAAGAGCTGGGTTCTCACTGA
- the Pusl1 gene encoding tRNA pseudouridine synthase-like 1 isoform X5, whose product MSSCGAVGSVRARYLVFFQYLGTDFNGVAAVRGNHRAIGVQNFLEEAAKRLNSVEPVRFTISSRTDAGVHAMSNAAHLDIHRRSGLPPYSPEVVTQALNTHLKHRAIRVLKAFRVPNDFHARHAATSRTYLYRLATGCPWPDQLPVFEQNVCWALQTKCLDVAAMQEAAQHLLGTHDFSAFQSAGSPATNTVRTLQRISVSSGPASPFVLPQENRRLQFWTLEFESQSFLYRQVRRMTAVLVAVGQGTLTPTQVKAILESQDPLGKYQARVAPAHGLFLKSVLYDDFGKRGWDWKELGSH is encoded by the exons ATGAGTTCCTGCGGAGCTGTGGGTTCTGTGCGTGCGCGATACCTTGTGTTCTTCCAGTACTTGGGCACTGACTTCAA TGGGGTCGCGGCCGTGAGGGGTAACCATCGCGCTATTGGGGTGCAGAACTTCCTGGAG GAGGCCGCCAAGAGGCTGAACTCGGTGGAACCTGTCAGGTTTACTATCTCCAGCCGCACTGATGCCGGAGTGCACGCCATGAGCAACGCGGCACACCTGGACATCCATCGCCGCTCAGGCCTGCCGCCTTACTCCCCAGAGGTCGTGACCCAGGCCCTCAACACCCATCTGAAGCACCGGGCCATTCG CGTACTGAAGGCCTTCCGAGTGCCCAATGACTTCCATGCTCGCCATGCAGCCACCTCCAGAACCTACCTATACCGTCTGGCCACAGGCTGCCCCTGGCCTGATCAGCTGCCTGTGTTTGAACAAAATGTATGCTGGGCTCTTCAGACAAA GTGCCTGGATGTGGCTGCCATGCAGGAGGCTGCCCAGCACCTCCTGGGGACACATGATTTCAGTGCTTTCCAGTCTGCTGGCAGCCCAGCCACAAATACTGTGCGCACTCTACAAAGAATCTCCGTGTCTTCTGGTCCAGCCAGCCCATTTGTCCTCCCCCAGGAGAACAG GAGGCTGCAGTTCTGGACACTGGAGTTTGAAAGCCAGTCTTTCCTATATCGACAG GTACGGAGGATGACAGCTGTGCTGGTAGCTGTGGGGCAAGGGACTCTGACACCCACACAGGTGAAAGCAATTCTGGAGAGTCAAGATCCCCTGGGCAAGTATCAGGCTCGAGTTGCGCCGGCCCATGGCCTGTTCTTGAAGTCAGTGTTATATGATGACTTTGGTAAGAGGGGATGGGATTGGAAAGAGCTGGGTTCTCACTGA
- the Pusl1 gene encoding tRNA pseudouridine synthase-like 1 isoform X6 — MSNAAHLDIHRRSGLPPYSPEVVTQALNTHLKHRAIRWADSFLGSACHSVLKAFRVPNDFHARHAATSRTYLYRLATGCPWPDQLPVFEQNVCWALQTKCLDVAAMQEAAQHLLGTHDFSAFQSAGSPATNTVRTLQRISVSSGPASPFVLPQENRRLQFWTLEFESQSFLYRQVRRMTAVLVAVGQGTLTPTQVKAILESQDPLGKYQARVAPAHGLFLKSVLYDDFGKRGWDWKELGSH, encoded by the exons ATGAGCAACGCGGCACACCTGGACATCCATCGCCGCTCAGGCCTGCCGCCTTACTCCCCAGAGGTCGTGACCCAGGCCCTCAACACCCATCTGAAGCACCGGGCCATTCG GTGGGCAGACTCATTCCTGGGATCTGCTTGCCACAGCGTACTGAAGGCCTTCCGAGTGCCCAATGACTTCCATGCTCGCCATGCAGCCACCTCCAGAACCTACCTATACCGTCTGGCCACAGGCTGCCCCTGGCCTGATCAGCTGCCTGTGTTTGAACAAAATGTATGCTGGGCTCTTCAGACAAA GTGCCTGGATGTGGCTGCCATGCAGGAGGCTGCCCAGCACCTCCTGGGGACACATGATTTCAGTGCTTTCCAGTCTGCTGGCAGCCCAGCCACAAATACTGTGCGCACTCTACAAAGAATCTCCGTGTCTTCTGGTCCAGCCAGCCCATTTGTCCTCCCCCAGGAGAACAG GAGGCTGCAGTTCTGGACACTGGAGTTTGAAAGCCAGTCTTTCCTATATCGACAG GTACGGAGGATGACAGCTGTGCTGGTAGCTGTGGGGCAAGGGACTCTGACACCCACACAGGTGAAAGCAATTCTGGAGAGTCAAGATCCCCTGGGCAAGTATCAGGCTCGAGTTGCGCCGGCCCATGGCCTGTTCTTGAAGTCAGTGTTATATGATGACTTTGGTAAGAGGGGATGGGATTGGAAAGAGCTGGGTTCTCACTGA
- the Pusl1 gene encoding tRNA pseudouridine synthase-like 1 isoform X1 produces the protein MFPRHHLQFLHSGSREVCETTTRGAICSLDVCGVAAVRGNHRAIGVQNFLEEAAKRLNSVEPVRFTISSRTDAGVHAMSNAAHLDIHRRSGLPPYSPEVVTQALNTHLKHRAIRWADSFLGSACHSVLKAFRVPNDFHARHAATSRTYLYRLATGCPWPDQLPVFEQNVCWALQTKCLDVAAMQEAAQHLLGTHDFSAFQSAGSPATNTVRTLQRISVSSGPASPFVLPQENRRLQFWTLEFESQSFLYRQVRRMTAVLVAVGQGTLTPTQVKAILESQDPLGKYQARVAPAHGLFLKSVLYDDFGKRGWDWKELGSH, from the exons ATGTTTCCCCGCCATCACCTGCAGTTCCTCCACTCGGGCTCGCGGGAGGTCTGCGAGACGACCACGAGGGGCGCGATCTGCAGCCTGGACGTCTG TGGGGTCGCGGCCGTGAGGGGTAACCATCGCGCTATTGGGGTGCAGAACTTCCTGGAG GAGGCCGCCAAGAGGCTGAACTCGGTGGAACCTGTCAGGTTTACTATCTCCAGCCGCACTGATGCCGGAGTGCACGCCATGAGCAACGCGGCACACCTGGACATCCATCGCCGCTCAGGCCTGCCGCCTTACTCCCCAGAGGTCGTGACCCAGGCCCTCAACACCCATCTGAAGCACCGGGCCATTCG GTGGGCAGACTCATTCCTGGGATCTGCTTGCCACAGCGTACTGAAGGCCTTCCGAGTGCCCAATGACTTCCATGCTCGCCATGCAGCCACCTCCAGAACCTACCTATACCGTCTGGCCACAGGCTGCCCCTGGCCTGATCAGCTGCCTGTGTTTGAACAAAATGTATGCTGGGCTCTTCAGACAAA GTGCCTGGATGTGGCTGCCATGCAGGAGGCTGCCCAGCACCTCCTGGGGACACATGATTTCAGTGCTTTCCAGTCTGCTGGCAGCCCAGCCACAAATACTGTGCGCACTCTACAAAGAATCTCCGTGTCTTCTGGTCCAGCCAGCCCATTTGTCCTCCCCCAGGAGAACAG GAGGCTGCAGTTCTGGACACTGGAGTTTGAAAGCCAGTCTTTCCTATATCGACAG GTACGGAGGATGACAGCTGTGCTGGTAGCTGTGGGGCAAGGGACTCTGACACCCACACAGGTGAAAGCAATTCTGGAGAGTCAAGATCCCCTGGGCAAGTATCAGGCTCGAGTTGCGCCGGCCCATGGCCTGTTCTTGAAGTCAGTGTTATATGATGACTTTGGTAAGAGGGGATGGGATTGGAAAGAGCTGGGTTCTCACTGA
- the Pusl1 gene encoding tRNA pseudouridine synthase-like 1 isoform X2: MSSCGAVGSVRARYLVFFQYLGTDFNGVAAVRGNHRAIGVQNFLEEAAKRLNSVEPVRFTISSRTDAGVHAMSNAAHLDIHRRSGLPPYSPEVVTQALNTHLKHRAIRWADSFLGSACHSVLKAFRVPNDFHARHAATSRTYLYRLATGCPWPDQLPVFEQNVCWALQTKCLDVAAMQEAAQHLLGTHDFSAFQSAGSPATNTVRTLQRISVSSGPASPFVLPQENRRLQFWTLEFESQSFLYRQVRRMTAVLVAVGQGTLTPTQVKAILESQDPLGKYQARVAPAHGLFLKSVLYDDFGKRGWDWKELGSH; encoded by the exons ATGAGTTCCTGCGGAGCTGTGGGTTCTGTGCGTGCGCGATACCTTGTGTTCTTCCAGTACTTGGGCACTGACTTCAA TGGGGTCGCGGCCGTGAGGGGTAACCATCGCGCTATTGGGGTGCAGAACTTCCTGGAG GAGGCCGCCAAGAGGCTGAACTCGGTGGAACCTGTCAGGTTTACTATCTCCAGCCGCACTGATGCCGGAGTGCACGCCATGAGCAACGCGGCACACCTGGACATCCATCGCCGCTCAGGCCTGCCGCCTTACTCCCCAGAGGTCGTGACCCAGGCCCTCAACACCCATCTGAAGCACCGGGCCATTCG GTGGGCAGACTCATTCCTGGGATCTGCTTGCCACAGCGTACTGAAGGCCTTCCGAGTGCCCAATGACTTCCATGCTCGCCATGCAGCCACCTCCAGAACCTACCTATACCGTCTGGCCACAGGCTGCCCCTGGCCTGATCAGCTGCCTGTGTTTGAACAAAATGTATGCTGGGCTCTTCAGACAAA GTGCCTGGATGTGGCTGCCATGCAGGAGGCTGCCCAGCACCTCCTGGGGACACATGATTTCAGTGCTTTCCAGTCTGCTGGCAGCCCAGCCACAAATACTGTGCGCACTCTACAAAGAATCTCCGTGTCTTCTGGTCCAGCCAGCCCATTTGTCCTCCCCCAGGAGAACAG GAGGCTGCAGTTCTGGACACTGGAGTTTGAAAGCCAGTCTTTCCTATATCGACAG GTACGGAGGATGACAGCTGTGCTGGTAGCTGTGGGGCAAGGGACTCTGACACCCACACAGGTGAAAGCAATTCTGGAGAGTCAAGATCCCCTGGGCAAGTATCAGGCTCGAGTTGCGCCGGCCCATGGCCTGTTCTTGAAGTCAGTGTTATATGATGACTTTGGTAAGAGGGGATGGGATTGGAAAGAGCTGGGTTCTCACTGA
- the Pusl1 gene encoding tRNA pseudouridine synthase-like 1 isoform X7 → MSSCGAVGSVRARYLVFFQYLGTDFNGVAAVRGNHRAIGVQNFLEEAAKRLNSVEPVRFTISSRTDAGVHAMSNAAHLDIHRRSGLPPYSPEVVTQALNTHLKHRAIRVLKAFRVPNDFHARHAATSRTYLYRLATGCPWPDQLPVFEQNVCWALQTKCLDVAAMQEAAQHLLGTHDFSAFQSAGSPATNTVRTLQRISVSSGPASPFVLPQENRRLQFWTLEFESQSFLYRQVGYTCDHLSSLMQVRRMTAVLVAVGQGTLTPTQVKAILESQDPLGKYQARVAPAHGLFLKSVLYDDFGKRGWDWKELGSH, encoded by the exons ATGAGTTCCTGCGGAGCTGTGGGTTCTGTGCGTGCGCGATACCTTGTGTTCTTCCAGTACTTGGGCACTGACTTCAA TGGGGTCGCGGCCGTGAGGGGTAACCATCGCGCTATTGGGGTGCAGAACTTCCTGGAG GAGGCCGCCAAGAGGCTGAACTCGGTGGAACCTGTCAGGTTTACTATCTCCAGCCGCACTGATGCCGGAGTGCACGCCATGAGCAACGCGGCACACCTGGACATCCATCGCCGCTCAGGCCTGCCGCCTTACTCCCCAGAGGTCGTGACCCAGGCCCTCAACACCCATCTGAAGCACCGGGCCATTCG CGTACTGAAGGCCTTCCGAGTGCCCAATGACTTCCATGCTCGCCATGCAGCCACCTCCAGAACCTACCTATACCGTCTGGCCACAGGCTGCCCCTGGCCTGATCAGCTGCCTGTGTTTGAACAAAATGTATGCTGGGCTCTTCAGACAAA GTGCCTGGATGTGGCTGCCATGCAGGAGGCTGCCCAGCACCTCCTGGGGACACATGATTTCAGTGCTTTCCAGTCTGCTGGCAGCCCAGCCACAAATACTGTGCGCACTCTACAAAGAATCTCCGTGTCTTCTGGTCCAGCCAGCCCATTTGTCCTCCCCCAGGAGAACAG GAGGCTGCAGTTCTGGACACTGGAGTTTGAAAGCCAGTCTTTCCTATATCGACAGGTAGGCT ATACCTGTGACCATCTCAGCTCTCTGATGCAGGTACGGAGGATGACAGCTGTGCTGGTAGCTGTGGGGCAAGGGACTCTGACACCCACACAGGTGAAAGCAATTCTGGAGAGTCAAGATCCCCTGGGCAAGTATCAGGCTCGAGTTGCGCCGGCCCATGGCCTGTTCTTGAAGTCAGTGTTATATGATGACTTTGGTAAGAGGGGATGGGATTGGAAAGAGCTGGGTTCTCACTGA